The Saccharomyces paradoxus chromosome XV, complete sequence DNA window GAAGTTTCTGCGACCgtaaacaaaagaaaggaatgCCTAGctgagaaagaaaaactagACCAGATGTTGAAAGAAGGAACGCTGAGCTTTAGTACCTACAAACAATTAACAGGTGAGATCCAGCAGAGACTAaataatttgaaatttgatGACCGACATATAAATGACGCCAACCGTGTTTCGCCGATAATACGACAGCCTCTGGCCAAAAGAGATTTATTTGTTAAGTCTATTGATACTGCAAAAAATCTACTAGCAAAAAACACCTCCAGGACAGAAATgacgaaaaaaattctttataGACACTTAGACAATTTGGTTTCTtataaaaacatttttgaGGACGGTAAATCCTTAATAGATGTAAATAAAAGACACATTGCGCATGAATCGGCccaaatattatttatcaACGGTGTAAAAATGCccattgtttttgaaacaCTACAAGATTACGGCATTAAATTTTCTAATCCGGCCATTGTCAATCCTGACAGAAGAGCTCAATATTTTAAAAGCATTGAAGTTGCACGCGATCTCATATCGAAATCCAATAGATCAGAGGATGCTAAACGGAAGATTACTCGatttttaaatattattgaagaatttcGGAAGGATATTGACACTGGATTTCCACCAACTCCCTTAAAGAGAGAAGGCGTCGGAAAGGCTGTTGTTGGGCTAAGACAACAAGGGCTTAAGATGGAAAGACTGTATGAAAATTTGAGGAGATATAAGATTCCAATAACAAGTGAAGAATTACTACAACAAAGCTACTTGTTTCCGGTAAACGCGGATCAACAACCTCCCTCAAACTGGAACATTGTGGAAAACGCAGAAAACAGTATCTCTGCAAGTAATGATTTGTCGATGCAAGATGAATTTCACATTTCTAATATGCATGCGGCAGAAGATCAAGAACAGATTAGAGctcttttggaaaatgtcAAACAATCAGAATCTATTATTGACGGCGAAGCACTTACCCCAGAGGATATGACCGTAAACTTATTAAAACATCAGAGACTAGGTCTACATTGGTTGTTACAAGTTGAAAGCTCCCCAAAAAAGGGTGGTCTACTTGCTGATGATATGGGTCTGGGTAAAACTATTCAAGCTATTGCATTAATGTTGGCAAATCGATCAGAGGAACCCAAATGTAAAACAAACTTGATTGTCGCACCGGTCTCGGTCTTAAGAGTTTGGAAAGGTGAATTAGAAACGAAAGTAAAAAAGCAGGCGAGGTTTAATACATATATTTTCGGAGGATCCGGTAACGGAAAAGTAAAACACTGGAGGGATTTGGCAAGGTATGATGCTGTTTTGGTATCTTATCAGACTCTAGCAAACGAATTCAAGAAGCACTGGCCAAAAAAACTGGATGGTGAACAAAATCAGCTACCCGCTGTGCCTCACATCCAAGCTCTTAATAAgttgaaaacttcaaacGAATACTACTCTCCATTTTACTGTAATGATTCAACGTTCTACCGAATTTTATTGGACGAAGgtcaaaatatcaagaacaaaaatacAAGGGCTTCCAAGGCGTGTTGCACTATAAACGGTATATATAGGTGGATCCTATCTGGTACACCGATTCAAAATAGTATGGATGAGCTTTATTCCTTGATAAGATTTTTAAGAATTCCACCTTACCACAAGGAGCAACGGTTTAAATTAGATATTGGAAGGTTTTTTCAGAGAAACAAGCAATATCAATATGACAATGAGGATAGGAAAAATGCATTAAGAAAGGTTAGAGTTCTTTTAAACGCGATTATGCTTCGTAGGTCTAAAAGTGATAAAATTGACGGCAAACCTTTACTGGAGCTGCCACCTAAAATTGTGGAGGTAGACGAATCACGTCTAAAGGGAGAGGAATTGGAATTTTACACAGCTTTGGAATCTAAAAATCAAGCGCTAGCTAAGAAATTGTTGAACAATTCTACGAGGGGTAGTTACTCAAGCGTCCTCACATTACTACTACGCCTAAGGCAGGCTTGTTGTCATTCAGAATTGGTTGTCATGGGTGAAAAGAAGGCAGAGGGTACAAAGGTAGCCAACGGGAAAAGCTTTGAAGACGACTGGCTCAGGctttatttcaaaattactCACATGAATGAAGAAGCGCAGGCTCAAGTAATCACTTCAATGGATTCTATGACTTGTTTCTGGTGTATGGAACAATTAGAACCAGAAGCGATGTCCGTTTTGACGGGCTGTGGACATTTGATTTGCGATACTTGCATCGATCCCTTCATCGAAGAGTCTTCTATGCTACCTCAGGCCAAGAAAACCAAGGGGGGAGCATTGGCTGTTCCATGCAAAGATTGCCATCGCTTGACAAACGAAAAAGACATTGTTTCGCACAAATTATATGATCAGGTAATAAACCAGGGATTCACTGAGAACGATTTACATGCTGAATATTTAAGCGAAATggaaaaacagaaaatgcagaaaaagaatgttTATATACCAAATTTTGAGAGTTTAGAACCGTCCACGAAAATAGAACAATGTATACAGGTTATTCAAAGGGTTTTTGATGAATCAGCAACcgaaaaaatcattattttctctcAGTTTACAACATTTTTTGAGATTCTTGAGCATTTCCTTAAAAGTAAGCTGGAAATTCCTTACTTGAAGTATATTGGATCTATGAATGCCCAGAGGAGATCAGATGTTATCAACGAATTTTATCGTGACCCTGAGAAGAGGGTACTTTTAATTTCTATGAAAGCTGGTAACTCAGGACTAACATTGACATGTGCAAACCATGTCGTTATAGTTGATCCATTTTGGAATCCTTATGTTGAAGAGCAAGCTCAAGACCGTTGTTATAGAATTAGTCAGACAAAAAAAGTCCAGGTGCATAAGTTATTTATAAAGAATTCTGTCGAGGATCGTATTTCCGAATTacagaagagaaaaaaggagaTGGTCGATTCAGCCATGGATCCAGGCAAGATTAAGGAAGTAAACAGTTTGGGGCGTCGGGAGTTAggttttttatttggttTAAACGCTCTTTAAGGAACCTGGTGAGTTTAGTTACTGCGCTCTCtctctatatatatatgttgaTAATTAGTGGCAAATCTGTTAGTTTATGGTATTAAACAACTTCACCATTTTCACTTACAAACCTTTTGTTAACTGAAACAGGAAGCAGACCCTATACAAGAAGTTTCTTGGAGTAATTAACCAAAATTGTTAGGTACGCCGTATGCAAAGATGTCTAGATGAACTGTGTTTAGGTAACACGCTCACGATCTTCTAAGTGTCATCTGTGTGAAATCTGTTTCTTgtatttttaaagaaatatttgaaaccTTGTAGCCTTTTGATAAAGTGATGCTTTCCTAATACAACGATCGTACTTTCAGCATGAGAAACATATGAGATTTGAGATtccattttgataaaggAAATACCGTCAGTATATACAATATACAAGAAGTTCGTCTCATAGATTTAGAAATCCACAGAAGATTTTCAACAATCGTACTTAATAATATAAtcacttcttctttctgtTTATGCGTTTCGGTTTATTATCTTATTGCATCGTCAACAGTCACTAAATTTGATACCTTTTCTCGTTATTTATGTCAATTTCTGACACCGTGAATGATTATACGCTCGTAATAACTACCGTACATTAATGAACCAATGAGAATATTCGGTTTGACGACAAGTCGTAGTTGGATTGTTGTATCAATTACTAATCTAAACAAATCATCTCGTATTACGTAAGAGGTAAATAAAACACATACTGActagaaaatatttcatatGTTCAATATAAAACAGTGATTTCGGTAATTTGCCATAAGTTCAAAGTAAAGACATGTTTCCTTATATGTAAATTCCAAATTCATTGTTCAACTAATAAGCCTTtaacttttccttttgcaTTTTCAGTCTAAACGGCTCGTTCAACATTTGTCTACTTTACAAAAGGCACAATAAAGCGGATTATGTAGATTTGTACAACCTTGTTTTGTATTTTCTAAAATTGCATTGACAATATATAGGTGAATCTAGAACCTCAATCTTCATGCGGCTTCCTCACTGACAAAACTTGACCACTCGACTAAGCGGCCCAAACGCTCTAGAAACGAATTCCTATCAAATATGTTTTGCTCTTTAACCACACAACGAGAAGcagtgttttttttttttgatccAGTaactttcaattttctctTGTACTTAACTGCGTGCCTGTCATAAATATGTAATAAGAATTGTATCGCAGGATATCATAAAGTCAAGCCTGGATAACAGAGTAACAATATCGCCTCCACCAAATTATGAGTCCTAGCAGACTTTCATAGGATATAACGGCGTAATTGGCTAATAAGGGGATTAATGAAAGTATCGTCCttaacaaaaatatttgaaaagaatctattattctttttttttataacaATTGTTGCCCAATCAAAAATTGTGATTGCGACCATCACCAAACATAAGTGGAAAATGAGGAAAGCTAGGTGATCTCCCATATACTGCATGGTGAAGGATACTTGATAGTAACGTCTCTTGAGACTGAAGAGCATATTAGTCTTCTCACATTGTAATATTAGTGCAAAGACtttaaatgaaagaatGATAGGTTTCATTGAATGCTAAGTATGTTCATTTCTATCGAGTTTTTCTCCTCATTAGGCAATTTGTTCACTGGAAGTAGAggattccttttcattatctttttgATGAACGATTTCAAATACTTTTGTGTTTTCTGAGCTAGTCTTAATCAACTCAGGTTGTTGGTCATCAGAGCTTTCAGGTTGATATTCGTGTCCAGTGGTGTAACATTCGCCCAACGTGTAAGCAcggatttcttcttcagaaatttCACTGTATGGAACCATGCCCTTCTTTCTTGCTTCTTCGTCGGTGAATGCACCATAGTAATCTTTGTCATCATGTTTAACAGTAATTTTGAATGGGAAAAAGGTACATAGTCCCCAATAgacgaaaaaagaaattaagaaggaaaagaaagaatcaccatagaaaaaatttataataCCAGTGTTGTGGAAATAGTCGTTATTGACTTCCCACGCAATGCCGGGCAGACCGGGAGCCATACCACAAACCCAGGCAACAATAGCTCTCCAGTTCACACCCTTGGTGTAGTAGTATTCACCATTTAGGACAAAGGCATTGGTAACGGAGTATTGTCTCTTCCTGATCAGGAAGTTATCACAGATCATGACGGTAATAATAGGCGTCATAACGACACCGAAAGAACTCATGACAGTTAAGAAAGTAGAAGAGGAGTTGTAAAAGTTCCATGGTAAACAAGCCCAGGAGACACATGCGGCAAAAATAGCACCTCTTTTGATATCAACATACTTGGGTAACAAACCAGCCAAATCCATACCACTGGCAAATCCACAGTTGGAGATCGTATAAGAAATTTGAGACATAACAAAGCAAAGACCACAGAAGAATGTACCTGCACGAGCGCCTGCGGAATAGTTAGTTGTCAACCAGTTGTCAAAGATGTCCATAGGCATCCAAAATGTTTGACCatataatttttcacaAGCGGAAGCACCAATAATACCGAAGACTGGGATCAAAGTTGCTGGTATTAGTAAAGCAACTATAGTACCGGTCCAGATAGCGCAATTAGAGGAACCAAATCTTGAGAAGTCACTTTGATTGGTGCAACCTGGAGAAACGGAACCGTACCAGTACGAGATTGTATAAACCCAAGCCCAAGCCTTTGCAGAACCAGTGGCTGTTGATTTAGTCGAGGTAAACAAGTCACCAACACCATGAGCGTTCTTAGTCAAGTAAATTACCATACCCAGcatggaaaagaaagtacCAACACACGACCAAATTAAAATGTAGTTCATATGGTATGGTTTCATAAAGTAACAGAACGCGGTGAGGACATGGAAGATAATGAAGCCGATCAATTCCTTGGTGGTCATGGCAACTTTCGAGGACAAAGTATTAGGTAGATGCAGGTAATGGTGAGACCAGGAATCCAATATCATGTTTACGCAAAGACCACCCAACCAAGCGTTCGAACCGTAATAGACAATACTCATTAAAATTCTGACGATGATACCAAGGGCTGAACCGTAAATTCCAAAGACGAATCTTTGAGCCAGAGTGAAACCGACCTTCCAGTCATAACCAGGACAAGAGTTGGCCAAGGCAAACATAATGGTCAAGATATCGGCAATAATAAATGCACCAATGGTCTCTGAGTAACTCAACCCAACAGTTAGTGCAGACGAACCGCCTATCCACATACCGACGTTGAATGACAGAACACCCCAATACGCAAAATTAGACCAGAACCCCCATGTTTGATTTGCAGACTTGATAGGTTGCAAATCAGGGTTCCTCAGAAAATTCACGGAGGCCCTATCTTTAGCAGGAATTTCTAAAAATCTCAAAAATTTAGAGACTTTAGCACCGAAACTCATGATGGTGTAATGCTAGGGTTCTTTGCTTAATAATATAACAGATATGAGCAATAGAGGACGATGCGAGTTTCTACGGTAGAGAAAAACATAGTAAAGGTTCTCGATGACATCGAAAATTACAACTCTCATATATACAAAATCGAAGGaataaagagaagaaataaatcaTATTACGATAGCGTGCAAAATTTTCGTCTATATTCTTCTATCAGTTgtcttccttctttctgTGCAACTACCAGAAAAAGGTATATTATCTGATCGAGTAGACCGATGAATGAATTATCCCATCTTCCATGTAGATTAATAAGGCAACCAGCAGGAAACGCCTATTGTTGTCAAGGGTCTTACGGAACCGGTGGATCGCTGTGCATGATTATGCTAGTAGGGGCGCTTGTCACCATGCATTCATGTGGTACGCGCGCGCTTTTGTGGTGACGACTACTGCAGAACATAATACATCAACGCCTGGCTCTCAAAATCACATACGCATTGTGGCCGGCTATGCGATGAAGCGGAATGATCTTTCCTATTCGAATGGCTGCAAAATGCCATTACATGGATGCCAGTGCGAAcatgaaatcaaaatagGATAATCTTGCATTCATTCGTATTATTCCAttatttctaaatttttaGAAACTGTCCTTTACAAATCCTTTGAGGTCTTGCCCCATTTCTCTATGCTGGGAGGGCTTTTAGAGGAGTCTTCAAACCCGATAAAGTTGAAGACGTGCGCCTGGTGAGCTCCCAGGATCATCGACTGTAAGTAGGATTCTTTATCTACATCTTCTCTCCTGACGTAATTACGCACTTGAATCTTATCTATGTGCTTTGCAATGGTGTTGTCAGTGCCAATGCGATTTACATCCATGAGCTTGCTCTTGGTCATAGGTTTGGGGAGTGCCGTCGTGCATGCTTTCATTTCTCCCTTTTTGATGTAGACTTTAACACTTATCCTAAGCGGCCGCAACTGTTTAGTAAATGGGCATATGGCTCGATGATAGGTATCGGGGAAGTTTCGCTCGAGAACTACGAGTCCTGAGGCGGAGAAACGTTCAGTGGCCCAGTTCAACACCAGAGTCGTCGACTGGCCCTTAGCGTCCGTTTTTAGCCATGCTAAGAATTACTGGACTACTTATTCATATACCTTTCTTGCCACGGGCAAAACATTTATTCCAAGTGCCCGGCTCACGATGGGGTGAATTAGAAGGTGCACCATATAGTCATAGGACACGCTTCGCGGAAGGTTgaattttgttgttgtgCAGGCGGGAGCAGCGCTAACGCGTTCGATTGTCCGACTGTGCTTATTTACCTACTAGAGATTTCAAGTCATTGTATGTGGAAAAATATCAGCCTCCGTTATAGTGCAAGACATGAATCCTTTTTGACACAACTTTTCTGCTATATATAGTAACTGTTCAGCGTAGAGTCGCAAAATATCGGGACCATTATTTTCGCAGCTCCCCTGCCGTTAACGGCAATAATTTATACTTCAAAGTTAGCCTAGACATGAAGCCCACTTGGTAACATGGTCGTGTTGCCTTTCAAGATACAAGAGTGTTGCTCGGTGTACTTGGTCACCATTGTCCACCTTGATCTCCTGCCATATCTTCTCCGTCAGATTTCAACATTTTCTACGACTATCGTGGAGTCATGGAGGCCGGAGCCTAAAAAGCTCTTAATTCAAATTGTGCCTTGTGAGTAGGGAACTTATATGGGaacttgaaatattttagcGTGAGTTTTTTGTCAGGCGTTCAATATATTATGGGAAAATACTTGGCTGAATTACCTCTTTCACACATCAATTCCCAATTATTTGGTTCGGGGTTATGAGGCATGTTATAGGGAACATTTCATTAAAGCTCCATGATTGAGGCGATGAGTTTGCTTGTTGCTGTTTCCATAAATACTTGACTGACGCACCTGTTAGAAGTGGCGGCTTACTTGTTCATTCGGTCCATACTAATTTTGATCCTGCTAAAGAGTATTGATCTAAATCGGCTGTTTGGTAAGGTAATGGTGCCGTCAAGCGGTTTCAATGCTAGATATCTTTTAAACCTATCTCAGGTACCTTGGATACTGGCAGTCAAATTTAAGTGTCGTTGATACAGTAGCACTGAAAAGCTCAGCAAAATTATTTGCAATGCTCAAGAGGATATTTTGCCAAAAGTTCTCCGTTATTGCATGATCATTATGACATTGGCGATGCGGGAAGATTCAATGTGATTAGATTGGCGCCCGCACATTACATAAGGCGTTTCCGAACGTGTACGTTGTAGTGAATGCACTTAAGGAGGAGATGGAAAGATTATAGACCCTATCGTGAAACCCAATCATaattattttcatcatatcAGTTACATATAATATAACTTGAATGCCTTCTCAGTAATTGCTAACTTActttatacatatacacATTTTGAGAATAATAAATGGTGTTTTTCGAAGATCAGAACGCCCTTTGGCAggttaaatatttttcatgtttttAAACACTAGTAGGCCGTTCTGCACCGTTGAACCTCTTCTCACTAAACGAAATCAATTCTTGCACTGTTAGACGGAGCAACCTGGAGCCCAAAAGGGTAATCCCGATGACCAAATAGCCATTGTTTGCCATTTAAATGATTGCTTTTCTataattttgttgtttATTACAAGCTCTAGTGATGCCGAGCTGCGTTAACAATCCTGTTTACCGTTAGAAAGGCTACTTCTCGTCAGGATGTTCTTACAACTTGATTTACAGAG harbors:
- the ULS1 gene encoding translocase ULS1 (Swi2/Snf2-related translocase, SUMO-Targeted Ubiquitin Ligase (STUbL)~similar to YOR191W) translates to MAAVPTIDLTLADSDNEDVFHSFSSSTSMDKVDIGKENGKVRMVGLELARSNEDTEQPPSHAFKTDVSKNESSNTILLKNKVITDNAFNNAKYSDEIHRQHDLKEEMMGSYNDEKETRESSSCAEMTKPFYENGHAPLSNNYKPKDDEKGMVQNEVGKDNAGDIFSSYFPKDYDGSEDDFEPNTCQDSSLDFQELKLKLNNKPLEERYGNPETGDSHLKSEENDRTKRVTTISHHDLPLEFTAYQESKTHSNSKGTISKILNVQQTPELASNLSPVESALKNEASKVEGKMTVRLPGLQSNFAALEQEQSELFRHFGEQPVYIGDFDGKIKRKHSGDLEDSKILKRPVLPLKCLDHKSHDLRASEQRNSIIILSDEDEPDAGMNETESLLKVSEQNTADELRYSVPEVISLLDLPNIDLNSSVIKEASTNNSITISGIGAESSGTSALQETAMIEQAAKSSYQQNISSLDTLKKNHQKLLKELNSKESELRNALNCSKTNSEILRRKLTRREKEVSDAEKHWQLLSTSMARGGRTISSTQQILIDEAENQLNRLKEKRQLTKTKLDSINMKMYNYNEQWKSFVHLKNIKLQKSLAALGRSGRDSEVSATVNKRKECLAEKEKLDQMLKEGTLSFSTYKQLTGEIQQRLNNLKFDDRHINDANRVSPIIRQPLAKRDLFVKSIDTAKNLLAKNTSRTEMTKKILYRHLDNLVSYKNIFEDGKSLIDVNKRHIAHESAQILFINGVKMPIVFETLQDYGIKFSNPAIVNPDRRAQYFKSIEVARDLISKSNRSEDAKRKITRFLNIIEEFRKDIDTGFPPTPLKREGVGKAVVGLRQQGLKMERLYENLRRYKIPITSEELLQQSYLFPVNADQQPPSNWNIVENAENSISASNDLSMQDEFHISNMHAAEDQEQIRALLENVKQSESIIDGEALTPEDMTVNLLKHQRLGLHWLLQVESSPKKGGLLADDMGLGKTIQAIALMLANRSEEPKCKTNLIVAPVSVLRVWKGELETKVKKQARFNTYIFGGSGNGKVKHWRDLARYDAVLVSYQTLANEFKKHWPKKLDGEQNQLPAVPHIQALNKLKTSNEYYSPFYCNDSTFYRILLDEGQNIKNKNTRASKACCTINGIYRWILSGTPIQNSMDELYSLIRFLRIPPYHKEQRFKLDIGRFFQRNKQYQYDNEDRKNALRKVRVLLNAIMLRRSKSDKIDGKPLLELPPKIVEVDESRLKGEELEFYTALESKNQALAKKLLNNSTRGSYSSVLTLLLRLRQACCHSELVVMGEKKAEGTKVANGKSFEDDWLRLYFKITHMNEEAQAQVITSMDSMTCFWCMEQLEPEAMSVLTGCGHLICDTCIDPFIEESSMLPQAKKTKGGALAVPCKDCHRLTNEKDIVSHKLYDQVINQGFTENDLHAEYLSEMEKQKMQKKNVYIPNFESLEPSTKIEQCIQVIQRVFDESATEKIIIFSQFTTFFEILEHFLKSKLEIPYLKYIGSMNAQRRSDVINEFYRDPEKRVLLISMKAGNSGLTLTCANHVVIVDPFWNPYVEEQAQDRCYRISQTKKVQVHKLFIKNSVEDRISELQKRKKEMVDSAMDPGKIKEVNSLGRRELGFLFGLNAL
- the THI72 gene encoding thiamine transporter (Transporter of thiamine or related compound~similar to YOR192C), with product MSFGAKVSKFLRFLEIPAKDRASVNFLRNPDLQPIKSANQTWGFWSNFAYWGVLSFNVGMWIGGSSALTVGLSYSETIGAFIIADILTIMFALANSCPGYDWKVGFTLAQRFVFGIYGSALGIIVRILMSIVYYGSNAWLGGLCVNMILDSWSHHYLHLPNTLSSKVAMTTKELIGFIIFHVLTAFCYFMKPYHMNYILIWSCVGTFFSMLGMVIYLTKNAHGVGDLFTSTKSTATGSAKAWAWVYTISYWYGSVSPGCTNQSDFSRFGSSNCAIWTGTIVALLIPATLIPVFGIIGASACEKLYGQTFWMPMDIFDNWLTTNYSAGARAGTFFCGLCFVMSQISYTISNCGFASGMDLAGLLPKYVDIKRGAIFAACVSWACLPWNFYNSSSTFLTVMSSFGVVMTPIITVMICDNFLIRKRQYSVTNAFVLNGEYYYTKGVNWRAIVAWVCGMAPGLPGIAWEVNNDYFHNTGIINFFYGDSFFSFLISFFVYWGLCTFFPFKITVKHDDKDYYGAFTDEEARKKGMVPYSEISEEEIRAYTLGECYTTGHEYQPESSDDQQPELIKTSSENTKVFEIVHQKDNEKESSTSSEQIA